The Bombus vancouverensis nearcticus chromosome 9, iyBomVanc1_principal, whole genome shotgun sequence genome includes a window with the following:
- the LOC117159951 gene encoding dynein regulatory complex subunit 2, which produces MLRRRKNKSSKFARMNEEERVRYMQHRLEFELETKRRKQQLIAIFTKNKLKREEVFSKLNIAKINEKWRYVLRQIKCKELHKDVTHLHTTFGRAIRTKDATISYLYNELKIADADHKKLQETHILLINNIIGKYKQKLTELHDTCTFNNTNTNNMVELTELRNHMEQCYKEISNNISRKSTIFNHTQTIRKTYNAVNIFNILYLEEDMTSNLLHQSFSNIEKFWEQLYRIINEYQRIVENKRIQYEYLKEQDNIDRMCILRYPKVCLQLQSIIERLKGNVHILSQKRNEKIAKLQITDIKIKEKYKNIKYELTITQMINSVQLKKLAIKSNEVLKHLQRLMEKGCTILEIIKICSNLEPLFFNLKKYFIQNTVHNECTDTNIPESCAKISNFWEYYNYIKVNNIMLRKESNKLCRENKKLKHKLQAYFLVDSGLTYPITLSLT; this is translated from the exons CAATTAATCGCTATTTTTACTAAG aataaattaaaacgcgaagaggtattttcaaaattaaatattgccAAAATTAATGAAAAGTGGAGGTATGTTTTGCGACAAATAAAATGTAAGGAACTTCATAAAGATGTAACACATCTTCATACAACTTTTGGTAGAGCAATAAGAACTAAGGATGCAacaatttcttatttatataatgaattaaaaatagcAGATGCAGATCACAAAAAACTTCAAGAaacacatattttattaatcaaTAATATAATTG gGAAATACAAACAAAAATTGACAGAGTTACATGATACATGTACATTTAATAATACTAACACAAATAATATGGTAGAGTTAACTGAATTGAGAAATCACATGGAACAGTGCTAtaaggaaatttctaataatataaGCAGAAAAAGTACAATTTTTAATCATACACAAACTATAAGAAAAACATACAATGctgttaatatttttaatattttgtacttg GAGGAAGATATGACATCAAATCTTCTGCATCAGTCTTTTtcaaacatagaaaaattctgGGAACagttatatagaataataaatGAATATCAAAGAATAGTTGAAAACAAAAGAATACAGTATGAGTATTTAAAAGAACAAGATAACATTGATCGAATGTGTATATTGCGGTATCCGAAAGTATGCTTACAGTTACAAAGTATTATTGAAAGATTAAAAGGCAATGTACACATATTATcacaaaaaagaaatgaaaaaattgcaaaacTCCAAATaacagatataaaaataaaggaaaaatacaaaaatattaaatatgaatTAACTATAACTCAAATGATAAATTCTGTACAGTTGAAAAAATTGGCTATTAAAAGCAATGAAGTATTAAAA CATTTACAAAGACTTATGGAAAAAGGTTGCACAAttcttgaaataattaaaatatgctCCAATTTGGAACCTTTATTTTTTAActtgaagaaatattttatacaaaatacaGTACATAATGAATGTACTGATACTAAT ATTCCTGAATCATGTGCTAAAATCAGTAACTTTTgggaatattataattatataaaagtaaataatattatgttaaGGAAAGAAAGTAACAAGCTTTGTAgagagaataaaaaattaaaacataaaCTGCAAGCATACTTCTTGGTGGATTCTGGCTTAACATATCCAATTACTCTATCTTTGACTTGA